One Camelina sativa cultivar DH55 chromosome 3, Cs, whole genome shotgun sequence genomic window carries:
- the LOC104777996 gene encoding stigma-specific STIG1-like protein 3 encodes MGLKNIIFAISLTIAITIIVLVSTVYVSNNKTETQMQTQTQTLITQKPHRVSRFLAQNLKNGRNPNAADHCNKNEEICKSQETYNSTMSCCSNKCADVAYDNDNCGACKNKCTFTQTCCRGECVYLAYDKRHCGECNHSCLVGEFCVYGLCNYA; translated from the coding sequence ATGGGGCTTAAGAATATCATCTTCGCAATATCTCTTACAATCGCCATAACCATCATCGTACTGGTCTCTACAGTGTATGTTAGCAACAACAAAACGGAAACACAGatgcaaacgcaaacgcagacGCTCATTACGCAGAAGCCTCATAGGGTGAGCCGTTTCTTGGCGCAGAACTTGAAAAACGGTCGTAACCCTAACGCTGCAGATCATTGTAATAAGAACGAGGAGATATGCAAGAGTCAAGAAACATACAACTCCACAATGTCGTGTTGTAGCAACAAGTGTGCTGATGTGGCTTACGATAACGATAACTGCGGCGCATGCAAGAACAAATGCACGTTCACGCAGACTTGTTGTAGAGGAGAGTGCGTTTACTTAGCTTATGATAAGAGGCATTGTGGAGAGTGTAACCATAGTTGTTTGGTTGGTGAGTTTTGTGTCTATGGGTTGTGTAATTACGCGTGA
- the LOC104779284 gene encoding calcium-dependent protein kinase 33-like, protein MGNCLAKKYGLVMKPQQNGEIENRGRSSNHQDPPEKPTGTNQPPPWRNPPKKHTGGAAASILEKPYEDVKLLYTLSKELGRGQFGVTYLCTEKSTGKRFACKSISKKKLVTKADKEDMRREIQIMQHLSGQPNIVEFKGAYEDEKAVNLVMELCAGGELFDRILAKGHYSERAAASVCRQIVNVVNICHFMGVMHRDLKPENFLLSSKDDKALIKATDFGLSVFIQEGRVYKDIVGSAYYVAPEVLKRRYGKEIDIWSAGVILYILLSGVPPFWAETEKGIFDAILEGEIDFDTQPWPSISTSAKDLVRKMLTQDPKRRVSAAEVLQHPWLREGGEASDKPIDSAVLSRMKQFRAMNKLKKLALKVIAENIDTEEIQGLKAMFANIDTDNSGTITYEELKEGLAKLGSKLTEAEVKQLMDAADVDGNGSIDYIEFITATMHRHRLESNESLYKAFQHFDKDGSG, encoded by the exons ATGGGAAACTGCTTAGCCAAGAAATACGGATTGGTGATGaaaccacaacaaaacggtGAGATCGAGAACAGAGGAAGGAGTAGTAACCACCAAGATCCGCCTGAGAAACCCACCGGAACGAATCAACCACCGCCGTGGCGTAATCCGCCGAAGAAACACACTGGTGGTGCTGCTGCTTCTATACTCGAGAAGCCGTACGAAGACGTGAAACTCTTGTACACGCTGAGCAAAGAACTGGGTCGAGGCCAGTTCGGGGTAACGTATCTGTGCACGGAGAAGTCGACGGGGAAGAGATTCGCTTGCAAGTCGATTTCGAAGAAGAAACTGGTGACTAAAGCTGATAAAGAGGATATGAGGAGAGAGATTCAGATCATGCAGCATTTGAGTGGACAGCCTAACATTGTTGAGTTTAAAGGCGCTTACGAAGACGAGAAAGCTGTGAACTTGGTGATGGAGCTTTGTGCTGGTGGCGAATTGTTCGATAGGATTCTAGCCAAGGGACATTACAGTGAGAGAGCAGCTGCTTCTGTTTGTAGACAGATTGTGAATGTTGTCAACATTTGTCATTTCATGGGTGTGATGCATAGAGACTTAAAGCCTGAGAATTTCTTGTTGTCTAGCAAAGATGACAAGGCTCTTATCAAAGCCACTGATTTCGGTTTATCAGTCTTTATCCAAgaag GGAGAGTGTATAAAGATATAGTTGGGAGTGCATATTATGTTGCTCCTGAAGTTTTGAAGCGTAGATACGGTAAAGAAATCGATATATGGAGTGCTGGAGTTATACTCTACATTCTACTTAGCGGTGTACCTCCATTTTGGGCTG AAACGGAGAAAGGGATATTTGATGCTATATTGGAAGGTGAAATCGACTTTGATACCCAACCTTGGCCTTCTATTTCCACTAGTGCTAAGGATTTGGTACGTAAAATGTTGACTCAAGATCCTAAAAGACGGGTTTCTGCTGCTGAAGTTCTTC AGCATCCATGGCTAAGAGAAGGTGGAGAAGCATCGGATAAACCTATTGATAGTGCTGTTCTCTCAAGGATGAAACAATTTAGAGCGATGAATAAGCTAAAGAAACTTGCTTTAAAG GTGATTGCGGAGAATATTGACACGGAAGAGATACAAGGCTTGAAGGCGATGTTTGCTAATATAGATACAGACAATAGTGGTACAATCACATATGAAGAATTGAAAGAAGGATTAGCCAAGTTGGGATCAAAACTCACTGAAGCCGAAGTGAAACAGCTCATGGATGCT GCTGATGTTGATGGAAACGGGTCGATAGATTACATCGAGTTTATTACTGCAACGATGCATAGACATAGGCTTGAAAGTAATGAAAGCCTCTACAAAGCCTTCCAACATTTTGACAAAGATGGGAGTGGGTGA
- the LOC104777995 gene encoding AUGMIN subunit 4 produces MVKALQGAAQNLPADVNQLIDQLERHCLAPDGSLVTKSAYSDLQLAREEMSRERLRYLEAMAIYCEAVAMVEEYQQAISVANHGGIRDVQSLYPQLGLKNSPQVYETLEHRLVVAEAAQKLRLPLISDDGEIHEEEIEKWSILSRSSLDSATTSFTISSTSNSVNYLNSSANSVAGGASLSAVDTDVVGGVPNRFLGITPAYLSYVQLQNTISMDMADYQMFLAREIEGRLKDKCDKLADAIVDDTDSSTGNRNSSARLPERVKFIIEEIERDEAALREDLYSADRKFAEYYNVLEQILGVLIKLVKDLKLEHQHKYNDMQKTWLCKRCETMNAKLRVLENVLLLETYTPDSISALHNIRNYLVEATEEASAAYNKAVTRLREYQGVDPHFDTIARQYHDIVKKLENMQWTIHQVEMDLKSQD; encoded by the exons ATGGTGAAGGCACTGCAAGGCGCGGCTCAGAATCTGCCGGCCGATGTCAATCAATTGATCGATCAGTTAGAGCGTCACTGCTTAGCTCCCGATGGATCTCTTGTTACCAAATCTGCCTACTCCGATCTTCAACTC GCGAGAGAGGAGATGTCTCGGGAGAGACTTCGGTACTTGGAAGCTATG GCTATTTATTGTGAAGCTGTAGCTATGGTAGAAGAGTATCAGCAAGCTATTTCAGTGGCTAACCATGGTGGGATTCGGGATGTTCAGAGTCTATACCCTCAACTTGGTTTAAAGAATTCTCCTCAGGTTTATGAGACTCTAGAGCATAGGTTGGTGGTTGCTGAGGCCGCTCAGAAACTGAGGCTACCTCTTATCTCAGATGATGGTGAAATCCATGAGgaagaaattgagaaatggAGTATCCTATCAAGAAGCTCTCTTGATAGTGCAACCACGAGTTTTACGATTAGCTCCACTTCTAACTCTGTCAACTATTTGAATAGCTCAGCAAACAGCGTTGCTGGTGGGGCTAGTCTTAGTGCTGTTGATACTGACGTAGTTGGTGGTGTGCCAAATCGCTTTCTTGGAATAACTCCTGCTTATTTATCCTATGTTCAGCTCCAAAATACTATTTCCATG GACATGGCTGACTACCAAATGTTTCTTGCCCGTGAGATAGAAGGTAGATTGAAGGACAAATGTGATAAGTTGGCTGATGCCATTGTTGATGACACGG ATTCATCCACAGGAAATAGAAATTCAAGTGCTAGGCTCCCAGAAAG GGTTAAGTTTATAATTGAAGAGATTGAAAGGGATGAAGCAGCTCTACGAGAGGACCTCTATTCGGCTGACAGGAAGTTTGCAGAATATTACAAT GTCCTGGAACAAATACTCGGGGTGCTTATAAAGCTTGTGAAGGATCTAAAGTTAGAACATCAACACAAATAT AATGACATGCAGAAGACTTGGTTGTGTAAGAGGTGTGAGACCATGAATGCCAAATTGAG GGTTTTAGAAAATGTTCTCCTCCTTGAGACATACACCCCTGACTCCATATCAGCTCTCCACAACATCAG GAATTATCTAGTCGAGGCTACCGAGGAAGCTTCAGCTGCATACAACAAAGCG GTTACACGGCTTAGAGAATATCAAGGAGTGGATCCACATTTTGATACAATTGCCAGACAGTACCATGACATTGTTAAG AAACTGGAAAATATGCAGTGGACCATTCATCAAGTAGAAATGGACCTCAAGTCTCAAGACTGA